AAAGTGCATAATCTTTATCCCCAGTTTACCATCTAAGAACTCGGGCAACTGATGGACTTAAGGACCACACCAGTCTCACCACAGTACCAGTGTAACCACTAGGCATCTTCTAGACCTCCTGATCATTTTAAGAAGggatttaataaaaacaacaaagcatcTGTGTAAATATTTAAGCAGACTCCTCTTTCAGAGGAGCTCAAAGCACAAGAAAGcatagcaatttttattttgaaaatttaatgtAACATGTCTAATTTAATTTAGAATTCAGTTTGTACTGAATGAGTGATAatagggggtgtgtgtgtgtgtatatatatatatatattatgatCAGAGATGCAATTGTATTTACTGCAAGTACTTAACAGTGGATCAACAAATATATATCTGCTAAGCTTGTTTCCAAGCTCTTTTGTGGTACGCACCGCTATGCATAGCCAACTGAAATTTTAACCTGTTGGAGTAAGAACTTatctaagcaaagaaaaaaataccgAAGGATCACTTTCTACCCAAACTGACAAGCTAAACAGTTTACTCATTAAAcaagctcttctgttttttaCATATAAGGGTACTGGACAACGTGAAGTTTCCCCCTGCTTTGAAATTTCAGGCTTGGCCTTTCACTTAAATAGTACAGATTTCATGCTACAACAGCcttaccaaatgaaaaaaaaccctaacaaacaaaaaaaccaaaaaccaccaaaacaaaatcaaactttGAAAATGTAGTGCTTTGCATGTTTAAACATGAAATGTTCAGAAGACTGGGTCTTCAAGTAAGCGTTTTCTGGCTGTAGTCATCACTAGTTCtgacattctgatttttttcattacacaAGTCTTAATATATTTTCCCAGAGATTTCTTAAAACATTAGAACTTGACCAGATTTTATTCTAGCTCAAGATATAAAAAAGAGGCATTGCTGAAAACTGGAAGTATACTTTTGTTTACATGAGATTACATAGAAACCATTGGTGTTGTAAGGAGGCACACTTTCACGTGTGAAACGTGAACATGGATGCATTCACTCATATGTCAGGGAATGCTGTAACTGCAGCATTATCTTTAGTTTCTTACCTACCATCATCATATCTCAAATTATACACAAAAGGTGCATAGCCAGAACTTGTTACTAGCCAGATAGAGGCcctctgaggaaaataaaaataaaaataaaaaaatctgcagaaatcaaTTTACTTTAAAgcactcttttctgaaacagTACAAAATCACTGCCACAACTGAACAAACGCAGTGCTTAGAGGAGTTAGAACACAAATCTTGTCCTTGTGAATAAACAGAGTAGCAATGAGGAATATATCAGGTACCAGTAAAACTGCAATGGTGTCAATATCATGTGTGCAAATAAACCACCCACACAAGTCAGCAGTCACTCTCCTCCTTAAAAAACTACCTGGAGGCATTGCTGAACCTCCCGGCCGCTACCAAACCTCTCCCCCTTCTGGCCAGGATATCTAGAACAGCTGCCTGCAGTATGCTGCAACCCAAATTATACAAGGCTTTGCCTGCAGTGCATGTGGCTGGAGAGAGCAAACATATATGCATTCTCAAAAATGAACAGCCTAAGGCCAACCATGGATAAAAACATAGCACGCTCCAGCCATCATGATCCGTGGGAAGGGTGAACTTGTATAGCCTCTGGCCAAAGCAAAtgaaccattttttttccctctttatacgtatatatgtgtgtgtgtatatacacacacacagatacaaaTATATGCATAGGTGCTATCACTGAAGAAAACTCTAGTTAAGCAAAAAGTTTCACTGGCATATTTCTCCCCAGGCAAATTTAGATCCAGTCCTACTCCTGCTTTTACTGCTCGTTAGCTGGTATCAAGCGGTTCCTCCTTGTGTCAGGTGTTGCCCTGTACACTGGAGTTATTTGTAACACACACAGAGTTCTCCAAAAGAGCTTACCGATCCAGACTTCTCACTGCAATTATTTCCTGACTGCAATCTGCATACTCTGCAGTTCACTACATTTCAGGGTAATTCAattctcttctctgccttttcctgcagAACAGCTAAGGCAACTGTATATGAGGAGACAAAATCAAAAGTACTGGCTGCAGCAAATTAACCAGTTTTATCGCAGGAATGCCAAGTCCCAAGTTCTATGGGAAATGGTAAATTACACAGATAAGAAGTCATAGACATTAAAAGACAGTTTATGTTTCTCAACTGTTGCTTCAACTGATAGGAGTACCATGCAGGTAGCTTACTCTTCATACTGATGAGTGGCATCCGTTTAGCGACATAATGCTAAGATTTTGcatgaattataaaataaataaaataaatgtgataaTAAATATGATaaacatgataaaaataaaaactgatagTATTACTGCATTACCAGAAAGTGCTTGCAGCAACTTCCAGGGGAGTAGGGATGTCACCTCTCATGGTGGCTTCCTGTCCCTTCAACCTGTCAttgaaaaacctccaaaaccaaaacccacccaaactACTCACTGTTTTCTCCCAATCATATCTCATACAGAGTGCCCCCAAGGTTTACAacattattttcccctttccatttCAGCTCTTTTGCCATGATCTCTGCACAGCAGCCACTGTTCCCCAACAAAATTCAAGGAGTAATGGACTGCCaaactgaggaagaagaaacGGCTGAAGAGCAGTACAACTCTGAAAACTGCACTTGCAGCTCCAAGTGTGCATCAACAGCACAATCTGACTCAGGTGCATGCTAGCATTTCAGACTTTCGCTTTTCTCAGTCTTCAGATGGTAGATATCACAGTGTCACttctgatttctattttttttccccaccatttcCCCTTATGTTTGTATTTGTTATCAGTCCCAATCTACAAAAAGGACTATCTCCATAATTAAgatgtatgtttaaaaatgtcTCTGGATTTTATTTAGACATCTAAGAGTTATTTCTCAATTACAATCAGAGATATTATAATATGCATTAATTGGGCTGGCACTGTTGAAGCTGTGGTATTCAAAATTTCAACAGGCTAAACTGCTCAAACACCTACCAAGGACTCCAGACAGGCATCAATTAAAATCCATGCAAGCCAgagcaaaatttttctttgcagttaatTTTGTATCACCTACACACATCCTGCTAACAGGCTTCCAACAGCAGTACAGTCATTCAGAACAGCGTCCTTGTTTTCAGTGAGATCAGATGGAGCAGTTCAGCAGAGCTCTCCTGAAAAATCTCACCTACAAGCCTACTTGCTATGATGAGACATGCTAGCACAACTGTAGTACTGACACTCGCTGAACAGCACCATATAGGTCAACATAAAGAGTATCTTGCAACCCTCCTTCTGTAgaagaatgttaaaaaataacCACTAAAAAAAGCTAGGTTTTCTTCAATGTAAGAGGTAAATCCTAAatcctttttttgtaaaaagaagcTTAATGTTCTAGATCTGTTGGCCCCACAAATGAAATCTACAGCACATGTCCCTGCGTGGCATACTCTGGCATAGTATGAACTACAGCATACCCCAAAATACAAGCTAACTTGGTCCTGAAAGTTTTCTAGCTGTTATTAGCAGAGTTATATATTTGAATTAGTAGATTTTTCCAAAAGGCTCATTTCTATCTGTAAATTGCCCATGCAAACACTCGGAATGGCAGGAAACGACCATTGCTCCTTTCACTCCCTGGCCAGCCAGACCATCCACATCTGGACAGCAACCGTTCTGGAGGCCAATGGCCTGACAGCTTTTCTAGTCCATGTGCCTATGTACTAtcttcacaaaatactttttaccCTTTAACAAGTTGCATATAAACACCTGTATGTAAAAATACAAATCGTGTCTCTTCTCTCACAGATTCGCCAGTAACTCTTAAAATACTACAGAACTGGGTTCCTAGAGTTTCCCACTACTTTGATAAAGAGCACTACACATACGTTGGCCACCAGATCATCATTCAGGAGTCCATAGAACACTTTGGAGCCGTGGTGTGGCCGGGGGTAAGTATGTGATATGGCACCCAGAAAGCTGACATGACAGAAGAGTAAACCATGACAGTGCCACACAAATGTTAAGGAAGCTTTCTTAGATGACACTTCAGACAGTGGAGGTTTCCCTATGCAGAACAAAATTGTGAAGTACTTCAGCAGAAAGCTCTGCCTCATGCCAATTTGCCAGTTCATGCCGAAAGAACTGCAGCACCTAAGTATTTGTAAATTGGATGcagatattgaaaaaaattaagaaagcaaactcAGGAAGAAGTGTTCAGCTTCTTCCATGTTTCCAATCAGTCACTGTTGGGAAGCAAACAATCAGCAGTACAAAAAGGAGTACAAAAGAAGGCggaaaaagaaaattgtgagAGAATAAAGGagtttaaaacaattaaatatgCTTCTTTTAAAGAATACGCTGGAACAGTTCCATTGCAGTATGGAAAACCATAGTTGCAAACAGTTCTTCAGTCTTTGCTTCTCCTGCTCTTAAAACCAGGATTTTATGTAGACTGAGAAAATTGCTTTTGAGGGAAGAGAGGGTCAACTGATAAATACATGGAAATTAGgatttcaaaatttttcagatCTACATTTATTGAAAAAGCTCACAGAAAATGGCAGACAATTTCAAAACAATAGAGAAAAAGGAAGCGTATGGGTGGGTGAAACAGTAtcttattttgaaatgtcagatCATCAGTTGTCACGTTAATCAGGTGTCAGAATGCAGATGGTAAAACTTTCCAAGAAAATCGAGAGGTTGCGCAAATTGGACTGGTGATTCATTAGCTGTCAGCTTTCCCAGAGCAGGTAGTCAGTGTTGCATTATGAAAAGCACAAGAGTTAAAACAGTAACACAACTctaaagaagagaagcaaaagggGGAAGTTAGTTTCTTTGGCATCGGTTTATGTTGTTTATAAACAGCTGATTTATGTCCTGTTGATAAGATCTTTACAAAGGTCTGATAAGCAATGCTTctcagttggttttggttttctttttaaagtttatacTATTATCAATAGACGAGTGTTGAGTTGGTAGATAACAAATTTTTagtatttcctttgcaaaaaaaaattaaaacaaacaaacaaaaaatcagttttcataaaaaaatctctgctgaagGCTGAATCTACTTTATGATAGCGATAATAAACCATAACATTTATGATAATAAACCAGAACATTACTTTTTACATATTGTTAAACCTCTTGTTTGCTGTTCTGACTGTATGGTTCACATGTAAACACTGCCTATCTTGAGCTGTCAGAGGACTCACAGTGTATAGAAGTGTGTAGCAAATCCATATCCCATAAACCTAAAACTAAAAATAAgcggtttaattttttttatatatataaaaaacaggACACATGATAATTCTTTCCATATTACTTTTTTATGTTACAGTCTTCAGTGTTTTTCACTGTATAaacgccccccccctccccccggtaTAAAAACCATCTAATGAATTTTTATGCAACTTACCTGTTACCCTCTTATGGATATGTGTTAACTGTTTTAGGCACTGGCTTTATCTCAGTATCTGGAATCAAATCAAGAACAATTCAACCTCAAAGACAAAAAAGTTTTGGAAATTGGTGCTGGAACAGGCTTGGTTTCCATTGTGGCCTGTATCTTAGGTTAGTAAATTCATATTTCCTTTTGGATTTCTTGTGAAATATGATCTAGATCTGCCACTGTCACTTTAAGGCAATGAAGCAACAGTTGAAGTAAACTTTGTTTgtcactgcttttaaaatgaaaactattgtCAAATACTGTTTTGTTAATAAAGTAACTACCCTAGTTATTGGTGAGGGGGAAGCTGGAGAAGTTATGTAgataaagtttttaatttttatatatatatatatgtttaactACATACCTATCAATTGaaacaaaatcatgttttctttagGAGCTTATGTCACAGCTACTGATTTGCCTGAAGTTCTTGAAAATCTCTCATATAATATTTCAAGAAATACACAGAACAAGAATATGCACAAACCTGAAGTGAGAAAACTGGTATGGGGAGAAGGCCTCAATGAAGACTTCCCTGCATCAACTTACCACTATGATTTCATACTGGCAACTGATGTTGTATACTATCATGCAGCTCTGGACCCCCTGCTAGCAACAATGGTGTATTTTTGTAAGCCAGGAACAGTATTACTATGGGCAAATAAATTCAGATTCAGTACAGACTATGAATTTTTGGAAAAACTTTGCAATATATTTAACACAACCATTCTAGCAGAATTTCCAGAATCAAATGTCAAGCTGCTTAAAGCCACAGTAAGAGGGAATTGAAGAGAAAGCTATTACTAATTTTGATTTAATGGCAGCACCTTacagtttgaaatgttttgcacCATTACGGTGCACCTTCTGTACATTCATGTTTGTAAAGGTGCAGTTGTATCTGAGGTTCGCATTACAAGTTATGAAAAAACTGGCAAGACAAATGATATAGCAATTTGTCTCTGGTTGATACACATGACCTGTTCAAACAGACCAATTTCACTCCACTGAAGGAACAATGTTAGCAGTAATAGTAAAAAGGCTTTAACAGAAAGCATTGATCATCTGGGCTGTACTGAACTTGTGTTTGTAAggtgttttctttcagcaaatttCATTTATATACTCTTTCAGAAACCAATACAATTTTCAgcttcattatttgtttttattaattataaaataatcttttaaagtatCAGAGTGCACATGGCGTTTTTTGATCTTCAACTTCGCACGTTTATTCTgctgtgttttacatttttaacattatTAAACATATATGTATAGCTTTACAATACCTGATCAAGATTTAACTGTCTGGCACTTTTATACATGTATCAGCCTGTCCTGATACTCAATTTCACATGGATTTTTGAGTTTGCCTGAAATCACTCCAAAATGAAGATTTACAAGAGCACCTATGCATCAGCAATTCTGAGTTACACACTGTAACAGTTTGAGAGGttgaatttttcttaaaaaaaattaaatgtaaactCTTGCAAACAATACAGGTAATGATGTCCCGTTACTTTAGTCTAATAAATAAGATTTTAGCTACTCTTGAAGTAGCTTTAAGGCCTTCATACAATTGAAATTAAGATCAAACATGTTAAAATTCAGTTTACTGTAAAAAATACAGAGCTTTTACAGGTTTGTAGTTAAAAGTAACAGTTAAGAACCTAACATGCATGCAGTAAGCCTTTCCAGCCTAATTCCAAATCCTTGGTGTTGGCAGTTCTGGCACATCCATTGCCAGCAATGGGATGCACAATAAGGAAACTCCCTGATGACAGGAGTTAGGTTAACAGGTATTAAGCTGTACCCAGGTGCCTTTACTGATAAATACACACAATTTAATAATCAGCATTCAGTAATGAAAACATGCGTTccaataaaaaaatcaaacttatCTTTTCATATCCTGTCCCATATAAAATCACTTTAAGTTTACAATTTTGGTTTTCTAGAATACACAATAATCAGGTGGATACATGACAGGAAGCCAATTTTCAGTGAAAGTTGCACAATGAGTCCATCCAAGCAACTTCattagctgaagaaaaaaagcaaacattaaaaaaaaaaaaatgagaagctCTAGGGTCttattctttaaaaatctaaatCCTTCCAACAAACACTGCATTGATATTAACATCTTATTAAAGACGTCTATTATCAGAAAGATAACAGGTTGGAGAACTGGTCATTTTTGTATTACTTAGtcctgaaaggggaaaaaagaaaaccattctaGATGATCTACCATCTTTCAACTCAATGCACAAAAATTTTGTCCTAGGAGTTACAGTAATTCCCATTAATTCTCCACCTAGCAATAACTACTAGCAATAACTGTgattaataatagtaaaaataacaGTGG
The genomic region above belongs to Mycteria americana isolate JAX WOST 10 ecotype Jacksonville Zoo and Gardens chromosome 1, USCA_MyAme_1.0, whole genome shotgun sequence and contains:
- the METTL21C gene encoding LOW QUALITY PROTEIN: protein-lysine methyltransferase METTL21C (The sequence of the model RefSeq protein was modified relative to this genomic sequence to represent the inferred CDS: inserted 2 bases in 1 codon; substituted 1 base at 1 genomic stop codon) encodes the protein MLLXIACDPTGRSXALFLPGACLYKNLWSVHPPTGNFQRPLSQQVLKKSNVILKVVFSFAMISAQQPLFPNKIQGVMDCQTEEEETAEEQYNSENCTCSSKCASTAQSDSDSPVTLKILQNWVPRVSHYFDKEHYTYVGHQIIIQESIEHFGAVVWPGALALSQYLESNQEQFNLKDKKVLEIGAGTGLVSIVACILGAYVTATDLPEVLENLSYNISRNTQNKNMHKPEVRKLVWGEGLNEDFPASTYHYDFILATDVVYYHAALDPLLATMVYFCKPGTVLLWANKFRFSTDYEFLEKLCNIFNTTILAEFPESNVKLLKATVRGN